Within Carettochelys insculpta isolate YL-2023 chromosome 21, ASM3395843v1, whole genome shotgun sequence, the genomic segment gtgttggtaatgctgctcgacaatattgacctcctgtggcccagcaaattttctcatttgacATCATTTAGTCCCaaaggtgctgaactagagaggttcaacatgtaaatCAACAGAGCAGATGTTTGCTTCTGTGCTAGTGCTTCATAACGCTCTCAGTTTCTTGCCCAGTATGTACATCCAGGGAGCCTATGGAGGTGGATGTGGGTTATCACTTTCCCCTTCAGTGATGACCTTGTGACCTGAATCATCACCTTTGATTTACCTTTATCAGTATACTCGATCATGTTTCAGAAAACACTGGTCATAAAATTATAGAGTGGTTTTATAGCAAACGCTAATTTGCCTATAGGCTCCTTGTCCTTGTGATAGGTGAACCCATTGTAAATATATGACTTCCCTTCTGAGTGTTAACCTAAGTAGTATGGTAACTAAATAGGCATGTTTCATAGCGTGTGTTAAATTACACATTCAGGTCTGTAGCTTATAGCTTCCTCCTGCACCTAAATTCTCTGATTAAATCTATAGCATTTGAAATTCAAACGtctctttaaaattaaaagatATGCCATCAAATTGAATAGTAGtcaacttttgaaaatttaattaAACTATACTTGTTGTAAGCATAAATTTGCTACAGTGTCCTTGAATCATCCTGCCATTTTATAGTTTTACAACCACATTCAAACATTTTTTTCGTATTACATATGTGAAAGTCCCACATGCATGGAAACCTCTGACTACACAGGGAAATAGCAATAAACATAATTGCACACTGTAAACAAAGGTGTGTTTTTTCTTTACTCTGTTACAGTTACATTAGCGATTGAATATTTCAAGGAGCTGTAATGGTTTTTAAGTTGGCTCTGCCCCTTTGACCAGCTAGTATTTGGGGTTGATTTGCTGTTTGATATTCATTCTTTCCCTCACTTTAACTAGCGCAAATAACTTTGCAGTGAAGGGGAAGAGGAAAACACTGAATGCTGGAGATGTTCTCTCAGCCATGGAAGAAATGGAGTTCCAGCGATTCATAGCTCCTTTAAAGGAATCATTAGAAGGTAACATGTTCTCTAAATGTATGTTAAATTAGTCACAATAGCGCTGAGTCCTATTTACGTGAAGGTTGGACATCCAACTCCTTATGTTCCCTAAATTATCTCCTTTTTTATGCTAGACTTTTCCATTGCAATTTTAATGGGAACATTTGAACATACAGTTTAATAGAACTGATATGATATTATATGAAAACGGAGTGCTCAGGATGCATCTTCGTGACTCATCTGTCGCCTCATCACTTCTGTGTAGAGGGAGTCTTCTGCATGATGCACAAGTGCTCCTGTATCCTTCCCATCTATTCTGCTGACCAACACTTAACACAACTTCTTCTGGATGAGTAGCTACTATAAAGAGATTCAGTGCTCTATTTGTTGTAAATCCAGAAAGCCAGGGGAGACCCTGAGTCTCAAGAAGCGGGGATGCCTCCAAATGGTCTATGATGGTTACAATAACACATGTATCTCCATTTGTAGTTCTTTTGTTCTGTTAGTTTACAGACGTGAGCAAAAAGGCAAGAAAGAAGCAAGGAAAGACAAAGACAAGAAGGCAGATTCTGAGGAACAAGacaagagcagggaggaggagaatgaggatgatgatgatgaccggatggaggaggaggaacaaaATGATGATGAAGATGTGGATAACTGAGCTTCCTGCAGAGAGACACATGCAGATGGGCTGGGCTGCCTTCCTAGCGATATAAATATTGTAAATCAACTTTGTCGTGTCCTCTTGCTTTCTGGTTTCCAGCAAAGCTCTGTGCTACTCCTCTGGTATAAGTGGGTACTCTGAGACTGACACAGCTTCTGTAGCAAAAAGATCACAGCTTCCCCGTCGCATGTGGCATTtggctctcgctctctctctcttcagacTGTGAAAAGCCACTGATATAAGTGACTGCTCTTTAATATTGGATTTGTTCTGTGCCACAAAATGGAATTTCAGAGATTCCCACAGGGAAAGCTGTACAGGAGAATCTGCAGAAAAGTATTGAATAAGTTTGTTTTAGCTTAGTAGGTATGAGTTTGAATTTAATAAGCATTTACTTGAACATAGTATGTTAAAAAGTGCCATAATGGTTTTAAAAGCTGTGCACGTGAAGTTTTTGTGCTGGGATTGAAGTTGTCTTAGCTGGATCCTTTCATTCTGATTGTGCCTTTTCTTTCCAAAGTTACTGACAGTCCCACCCTGTTTGGTTTTGACCAATACTACTGTACAAGGACTGGCTCTGCACAGGACTAACTCTTCTGCCTGGGATCAGTCAAAGTCAAAGAGCCGTATGGTGCTTCTATAACCATATCAAACgtgcttatttttcttttctaaaaataCTAAGAGACTGGCAGCGTTTTTATAAAAGTACCTGAAAGAAAACTAACTGCTAAGAAATCTCGACAGTGTCCCAAGTGTGACACTGCGGGAAGGGTTGGATTGAGTTGTTGGCCAGCTATTTTCCAAGGTGAGATGGATCAGGCCTGCAAAAGTTCACAGGAAGTGTTATCTCAGTATAATTGTTTTCATATTTGTAGTAGTGTTTGATCTTTTAGTACGTGAGGTCTTGCTCCTGAACAGTTTCACCTTCCACACTTGGAGAAGATACTTACTCTGAGGAGTTCTATTATAATAACCTAGTTCTGTGCAGTATTTAAAGAAGAGCTTCATAGTGCTATTTGACCTCTACTAAAAGCTGACAAAGGAAAGTTGGAAAAACTTGAAATAAGTTTAAACTTGTTAAAAATTCACCAGTTCTGTAGATACGCTAGTAAAAACATGAGTGAGCACTTGTATGAAATAGCACAGAGTAACGCAAAACATTGCAGGAGCTGTGTTGTCTTCATATTGGTACAGCTTAGTTAATTCCTCCATGGAGGTCCCAGATGAAGGAAGTCGCTATCTAACACTCAGCAAAGGCCTATTACTTAGTTGTTGCAGGACTACACATTTAAACCAATTGAGGATGTGACCATGGGTCTCTAGAAGTGTTCAGTTATACAAAGAGACTTTCCTTGCACCACTGGTTTTCTGTTTTAGTACATACTTCAGCTCCATGTCCTCTTGGAAAGGaacagtgttttattttatttaaatgaaagtcAAGTTCTCTACGGAAATAGAGGCATGCTTGCTTCTTCCAGACAGTAATATAAGCTATTGTCTGTTACATGACCGTGAGCTGCCCATGGAGCCAGGCACATAAAATTGCTGAAGGAGTAGATAACAGAAGAATTGTATTAACTGGCCATTTCATCAGACTTCTGCTGTCATCCAGTTAGAGGGGCTTGAATCCACAAAGGGATTTCCCCAGGCTGTATTAACTCTTCTGGTTACCTGGAGCTAGCAGATTTTAGGGGACCATCTAGGCTCTGAGGTGGGACCAAAATGAGGGGTTTGGTGTGTGGGAAGGGACTtctggggagcaggatgggggttcAGGAGCCGAATGGGAGGTAGTGTGCAAGACTGGGAGGACTGGCCGGAGGGAGTGTGCAGGATTGGGCTGGGGATGCTGGTCTGGGCTGAAGAGGGGGTACGTGAGGGTAATGAGGTGGGGTGCTTCCTTGGTGCAGCTCACTGGGGATGCACATGGCTTCTTGTCTCCTGCTGCACCCAGGCACTGTTCCCCTGCTACCACTGACCACAAttctggccaacaggagcagTGGGGTTAAAGGCTTCCAGGGGAGCATTTCCCTGGGCAGCTGTTcatcaggctgggggaggggtagcagcagagtgcagagctgcttcctctcaTCACCAGGCAGAGTTTGTGAGCCAAATCCAACCCCCAAGGCTTGGGACttacctcccctccagcccctgcagtggggagctggcactggtgctccagccatgtgtggGTGAGAGGGGAGGAGCCATGGGTCTGGAGCACCAGCACAGGCTCCCTGATGGTGTTGGAGGTGAGAGAGCCccgagcctcatgggctggaccCAGGCAGGGTGCAGGCTGCCAGTCTAATTGGTCCTTAGCCATCCAGCTGGATGGTCGATAGCAATACAGACTT encodes:
- the POLE3 gene encoding DNA polymerase epsilon subunit 3 yields the protein MAERPEDLNLPNAVITRIIKEALPDGVNVSKEARSAISRAASVFVLYATSCANNFAVKGKRKTLNAGDVLSAMEEMEFQRFIAPLKESLEVYRREQKGKKEARKDKDKKADSEEQDKSREEENEDDDDDRMEEEEQNDDEDVDN